The genomic DNA TCGGTGGTGGTCTCCTGCTCGGTCACCGCAACCCAGCGGCCCACCGCGCTTCCCGTTCCTTCTGCTTCGCCTTGTCCGCAGCGACACGCACCTTGTGGTCGGCCTCGACCTGAGCCCAGTGCTTGGCCTCCTCCGGCGTCGCGTCGCGAACCTGCCTGACGCGTTCGAGCTGCACTGTGTTGGTCCACCCGTGCTGGGAGCGAACCGTCACGGACTTCTTGTTCACCCGGACGATCGGGCCCACGCCTCCCCAGTAGGCGAGCATTCGGCCGGGCTTCATCTCGTCGGGGTCGACGATGGTGAACTTCCCGGACGCCTTCGCCGCCTCCAGGCGCTTCCGGTCGTAGTCGAGTTCGCCTTCGAGGTACGGGATCTTCGCAAGAAGGGCTTCGCGGTGCGTGCCTGTGGCGGGCGGGTGATTCTCGACGTAGTAGACCGTCTTGCCGTCCGCGCCTAGGTGTCGCCTGGTGTGGCCATCGAGTCTGCGCCGGACGTCCCGCAGGTCGGCCTCCAGCTTCTCGATCTTCCGCGTGATCTTCGCGGGGTGCTCGTGCTCGCGGTCGAGGTTCGCCTGCGTGACGGCGGCCGCGCGGGCAGACCGCTCGGCCTTGTCCAGCTCCGCACTCTCGTTCCGCATCGCGGTGTGCATCCGCTCCTGGTCCTTGCGGGCGCGCCGCTCGGAGTGGTGGCCGACCAGGATGGGCTGGCCGAACGCGAACCGCTCGGAGATCTGGTCGTGGCGGGCGCGGTAGCCGTCCGCCTTGGACAGTCGCCGTTCGGTGAGGTCTTCGAGCCGGTCGACGCGCTCCTCCAGGCGCTCGCGCTTGTCGGCCACCACCTGTTCGTGGTCGCGCGGGTTGTCGTTGATGGACACCCACACGGAGAACCCGGCTTCGCGCAGGGCTTTCGCCGAGCCGTTGATCATGTAGCGCTTGGCGGGCCGGTCACGGGACTGCGGGATGTACAGGGTGCCTTGGGGCAGGCCGGAGTTCTTGCGGGCGCCGCGCCACCGGAACCCGGCCTTGAACATGGCGTCCCAGGTGCCGTCGCCCTTGACCGACCCGAAGAGGAGCGTGCCCGATTCGGGGGTGTGCTCGATCTGGATGTCGGTCTGCTCCATTGCCTGCCCGGCGGTCAGCTCGAGCTCGGCCGCGGGCTCGCCGGCTGCGGGTTCGGCGGGAGCGGACGTCTCGGCCGGGGGCTCGTTGACGGGCTGTTCGGCGGGAGCGTTCCGGGCGGCGTCGACGTCGAGCGGGGACGGCGGCGGGCTGCACGGGACGGGTTCGAGCGCGATGGGCTGAACGCTGATCCCGAACCGGCCTCGGTCGTCGGCCTGGTCGGTGAGGACCAGGTCGAACAGCGCGGTGGCGTCGCCGGGGTGGACCTTGCCGGGTTCGAGGTTCTGCGTGCTGGCGGGCATCTCGGGTCTCCTGATGCGGGTTATCGGGCGGGAGTCAGCGGGTGGCGCGCTTGGCGCGGATGAGGTCGGCGTAGCAGCGGGCGCGGTCCTCGCCGAGGTAGAAGCCACGGACCCAGGCGCCGTTGTCGAGCCGGATGCGGCGGTGGAAGTCGGCGAAGGAGATCACGCGGCCGGTCTCGAAGAGGGGGCCGTCGCGGTGGGCGTCGGCCCAGAAGCCGCATTCGGTGCAGCAGGTCCCGTAGGCCTGGTCCTCGTAGCTGCCCGGGGTGATGCCGAGGAAGAACTCGGTGCCGCCTTCGGTGCACAGGTCCCACTGTTCGTTGAGTTCCCAGGCTTCGGTTTCCTGGGCGAGTTCGAGGATTTTGGTCATGTCTTCCACGGCTTTCCTTTCCGCATTGCGTTGCTGACATAAAGAACCCTAATTGCATCACGCAATGTTGTCAATGCGCGTGTTGACGCTCGGAAATGGCGACGGCGCCGGACCTGAACCAGGTCCGGCGCCGTCGAGCAGGATCTTGCTGATCAGTCTTCGAGCTGCGGCCGCCCGAAGGTGACGCGCCCGATTGCTCCCCACCTCTGCTCCTCCAGGGAGGAGATCGGCAGGTTGTTGATGAAGGTCGCGAGCGACTGCGGGCCGCCCTCGGCGAGGTTCTCCTCGCTGAAGGCGAACGGCTCCTGGCCGGTGTCGAAGCCCTCCCAGAGCAGGTCACCGATCGCGACACACGCGGTATGGGTCTCGATGACGTTGCGGTCGTAGGTGATCCAGATCTTGGTGTCGCCGGAGATCTCGACGACACGGCCGTCGGTGGTGCAGATCGCCACGACGTCGTCTCGTCCCTTGGCTTCTTGCATGGCTGT from Amycolatopsis japonica includes the following:
- a CDS encoding DUF3560 domain-containing protein — encoded protein: MPASTQNLEPGKVHPGDATALFDLVLTDQADDRGRFGISVQPIALEPVPCSPPPSPLDVDAARNAPAEQPVNEPPAETSAPAEPAAGEPAAELELTAGQAMEQTDIQIEHTPESGTLLFGSVKGDGTWDAMFKAGFRWRGARKNSGLPQGTLYIPQSRDRPAKRYMINGSAKALREAGFSVWVSINDNPRDHEQVVADKRERLEERVDRLEDLTERRLSKADGYRARHDQISERFAFGQPILVGHHSERRARKDQERMHTAMRNESAELDKAERSARAAAVTQANLDREHEHPAKITRKIEKLEADLRDVRRRLDGHTRRHLGADGKTVYYVENHPPATGTHREALLAKIPYLEGELDYDRKRLEAAKASGKFTIVDPDEMKPGRMLAYWGGVGPIVRVNKKSVTVRSQHGWTNTVQLERVRQVRDATPEEAKHWAQVEADHKVRVAADKAKQKEREARWAAGLR